In Deltaproteobacteria bacterium, the sequence TCGCATACAGCTCGAACAGCGCGCGCTCTCGCACGGGGTGCAGCTGAGGCAACACCGCCGTAATGCCTTGCTCCGCGCACCAGCGGATGCTGCGCTCCGAAGACGCGAAGGGCTGGAAGATCGGCGGATGCGGGCGCTGCAGCGGCTTCGGCACGACGCCGACCTCGCGCACGATGCCGTCCCGAACACCGGCGCCGAAGCGCTGCGTGGCCTCGAGCGTCCAGGGCGTTTCGCCCGGCGGCACGCGCCAGGTTTTGCCCTGATGACTGATCAGGTCCTCGGTCCACGCGCGCTTGATCAGCGCGAAGCTCTCCTCGAACGCCTCGCGGTTCGCGGCGTCGATCGCATCGTGCTGATGCGGCTGCGCGCCGTGGATGCCGTGGGTCTGCTGCGCGAGCACGTCCACCCAGCGCCGCTGGTAGCCGCGCGCGAAGCCCGCGCAGGCGCGGCCGCCCGACATGTGGTCGAGCATCGCGATGTCTTCGGCGACGCGGATCGGGTTGTCGGCGGGCAGCACGATGCCGAGCTGCCCCACGCGAATGCGCTGCGTCTGCATCGCGATGAAGAGATCGAGCAGCACGGGGTTCTGCGACATCTCCACGCCTTCGACGTGGAAGTGATGCTCGGTGAAGTAGATGCCCTCGTAGCCGAGCCAATCGCCGAGCCGCGCTTGCTCCGAGAGCTCGCGCAGCATCTTCGCGTAGAGGTCGCGGCGCAGGCCCGAGCAGCCCGCTTCCATTTCGGCGCGGCTGCCGACTGAGGGCAGGTAGAACAGCGAGGCCTTCACGCATTTCTCCCTAGCAAGGGCCGCACTTCCTTTGCGAAGCGCTCGAGCTGCTCCTCGCGTTCCTCGGCGCGCCCGACTACGTCCACGATCACGCTGCGCACGCCCGCGCGCTGCAGCTCCGCGATGCGCGCTGCGACATCGGCGGGCTTGCCGAGCGCCGCGTAGCGCTGCGCCGCGCGGCGAAAGTCCATCGCGTACCGGCGCGACAGATGCTCGGTGGCGCCGTCGAGCGCTTCCTCGTACGAATTCTTGGTGAGCGTGAAGAGCAGGTGGCCGGTGTGGAAGCGCTTCAGCTCGCGCTTCGCGGCGAGCGCGGCGGCTTCGATCTTCTCGAGCCCCGCGCGGTACTGCTCCGCCGTCACGACGTACGAGATCCAGCCGTCGCAGAGGCGGCCGATGCGCGCGAGCGCACCGTCACTGCGTCCGCCGGCGTGAATCGGCAGCTCGCGCTGCGCGGGCGGCGGCAGCATCTGCACGTTCGCGACGGGATAGAAGCGCCCGTCGTGCGTGACCGGCGCGCCCGTCCACAGCTTCCGTAACAGCTCGATGCCTTCCGTGAGGCGCGCGCCGCGCTCGTTCAGCGGCACGCCGCAGGCTTTGTATTCATTCGCGAACTCGCCGCCCACGCCGACGCCGAATTCGAGGCGCCCTCCGATCATGCGGTCGAGCGTCGCGACCTGCTTCGCGACGGGAACCGCGTGGCGCAGTGGCAGCAGGTAGACCGAAGTGCCGAGCCGGAGCTTCTGCGAGAACGCGCCGATCATCGCGAGCTGAATCAGCGGGTCGTAGAGCGGGACCGTGAACGCGATGTGATCGCCGACCCACAGCGAGTCCCAGCCCTGCGACTCCGCGCGCTCGGCGGTCCGCTTCGCTTCCTCCACGTTCGCGGCGGTGGTGATGAAGCCGTACGTGAGCTCGGACGCGAGGGGGAGCGACATGCGCGCACGGTACGCCGCTCGCGCGCGCGCTTGCTATTGGGCGACGAACGTTTCCCGCGTGCCGTTCGCGTCCACCGTGTAGGCCGTGCCCGAGACGAAGTCCGTGCCGAGCGCGAGCGCGGTCTCCTTCTCGCCGTAGATCATCGTGCAGGCGACGTCGTCGCGCGCGGGCTCGGTGTTGAACACGTCGATGAAGATCGTCGCGCCCTCGCGCCGCACGTCCGCGCGCGCGAACTGCGCGCAGCCGTTCGGAAGCGCGGAGGTCACGTCGGCGAAGACCTGCGGCGGGAAGGACTCCGCGACGCGCACGGAAACGCGCACGACCTGCGCGCGCACTTCGCGCCGCGCGTCCGCGAGCGAGCCACGCAGCGGCGGCTTCGTCGGCGCGCCCGGAAGCTCGGCGCGCGCCGGCGGTGCGCCATCGGTGCACGCGGCGTGGAGCAGGACGAGGAGCGCGAGGAGCGCGATGCGGAGCGGCATGGGCGCAGCATAGAGTCGCTTCGGACTGCGAGGAGGCGCCCGTGCGAATGCGAGCGGTGTTGGCGGCGGCTGCGATCTCGGCCAGCGCAGGCGCGGAGGAGGCGCTTCCGAGCGCGGCGTTTCGCGACGCGATCGCGCGCACCGAGGCGAAGCTGCTGGCGAGCGCGCCGGCGCAGTCGCCGGAAGGAAGGCGCGCGGCCAGCGCGTATCTCGCGGGCCTGATCGAGCAGGCGTGGTCGCTCGCGGGCGAGGATGCGCTGCGCTTCGAGCCGGTCTTCTACGGCAGCGGCTCGCTCGGCGGGCGGCCCGGCCTCTTCAATCCCGACAACATCTACCTAACGACGCTGCTCGATCCGGCAGGGAGCTATCGCATCACGGGCAGGCGCGGCTCGCACGCGCAGCTGATCCTTCAGCTGCTCGACGACCCGAGCGTCCTGGCGCTCGGGCAGAGTCGCGGCGTGATCGACGTGCAGCAGCTCGGCGTCGCGGCCGGCGAGGAGATCGAGTTGTGGCTCGGCGGCGAGCAGCGCGCGGGCCACTGGTTTGCACTCGCGCCCGACGCGAGCTCGATGCTCGTGCGCATGACCTTCGCCGATTGGGCGGCCGAGTCGCCGTCGACGCTGCGCATCGAGCGCCTCGACGAGCCGGCGCCCGCTGCGGAGGATCCAGCGCAGGGCCGGCTCGCGCGCGCTGCGCGCTTTCTCGACGGCGCGGCGGCGCTGTGGCTCGACGCGTTCCTGCAGCGCATGGAGTCGAGCGTGCCGGTCAACGGCGTGACGGAGCTGCGCGCGACGCGCGATGGACTCACGGGGCAGTACTCCGTGAACGGCCGCTTCGATCTCGCCGAGGACGAGGCGCTCGTGATCGAGGTCGCGCGCAGCAGCGCGACTTATCAGGCAATCCAGCTCGGCGACGCTTGGTTCGTCACGCCCGACTGGACGCGCCATCAAGTGAGCCTCAACCACGCGCAGGCCCGCGCCGACGCCGACGGCAGATTCCGCTTCGTGATCTCGCGCCGCGACCCGGGCGTCCCGAACTGGCTCGACACCGCAGGCACCGCGCGCGGCTACCTGTTCATGCGCTGGCAGGGCGTGCCGGCGCCCCTCGGCCCCGAGTACGCGCCGAGCGCGCGGCTCGTGAAGCTCGCCGAGCTGCGCGGCGTGCTGCCGCAGGACACGCCCGTCGTCGACGCCGAGGAGCGCGCGGAGCAGCTGGCGGCGCGCAGACACGCCCCGTCGCGGAAGTGAGGGGCGGACCGAAACGCGAGGTCTGACTCAGGCGCCGAAGATCCCGCCCTCGACGTCCACGCCGACGGGCGCGTGGTCGCTGCCGCGCACGCTCGCTTGGATGAACGCGGCGCGCACGAACGGCATCGCTTCGGACGACGCGAGCACGTAGTCGATGCGCCAGCCGATGTTCTTTGCGCGCACGCCGAAGCGCTGGCTCCACCACGAGTAGTGCCCGCCGTCCGGCTCGAACGCGCGGAACGTGTCGACCCAGCCGGCCGCGAGCCAGCGCGCGAGCTCGCGGCGCTCGTTCGGAAGGCAGCCGCTCGTCTTGCGGTTCTCCTTCGGGCGCGCGAGATCGAGATCGGTGTGCGTGGTGTTGAAGTCGCCCATCGCGAGCACGTGCGCGCCGTCCGCGCGCAGCTTCTCGAGCCGCTCGAACACGCGCTTGTAGAAGCGCAGCTTGAACGGCACGCGCGAGTTGTCGCGCTCTTTCCCGTTGCCGTTGGGGAAGTAGACGTTCGCGACGACGAGCCGCCCGAAGCGCGCGAGCTGCACGCGGCCCTCGGCGTCGAAGGCGCGCTGCTCGAGTGAGGTATGCACCGCCTCCGGCGCGCGCCGCGCGTAGAGGCCGACTCCGCTGTAGCCGGCGCGCTCGGCCGCGACGAAGTGTGTGTGCCAGCCGCGCGGCGCCGCGAGCCGCTGCGGCAGGTCGGCGTGCTGCGCGCGCACTTCCTGCACGCCCACGATCTCGGCGTCGCTGCGATCGAGCCAGCGCCGAAAGCCTTTCGCGTCGCACGCGCGCAGGCCGTTCACGTTCCAGCTGAGGATGCGGTGGAGGGTCATCGCTCGGTTCGAGCTCGCGAAGTCACGCGTCCTGAATCAGATACGTGTACTCCCACAGCCCCTGCTTGTATCGCGCGCGCAGGCGCGTCGCTTCTTCGAGCGAGATCGCGCCGCGGCGGCGCGCGTCTTCGGCGAGCTTTCGCACCTTCTCGTTGAGCGAGGCCTGGTCGTACTCGACGTAGGTGAGCACGTCCTTCACGTCCTCGCCCTCGACGACGTGGTCGACCATGTAGCCGCCGCTCTCGTCGTCGACGACGACGTGCACGGCATCGGTGTCGCCGAACAGGTTGTGGAGGTCGCCGAGGATTTCCTGATAGGCGCCGACCATGAACACCGCGATGTAGTAGCGGCGGCCGTCGAGCGGGTGCAGCTCGAGCACGTTCTTCACGTCGTGCTGGTCGATGAACTGGTCGATCTTGCCGTCGCTGTCGCAGGTGAGGTCCGCGATGATCGCGCGGCGCGTCGGCTTCTCGTGCAGGCGCTGGATCGGCATCACCGGGAAGAGCTGCTTCACCGCCCAGTGGTCGGGCGCGCTCTGGAAAACGGACAGGTTACCGTAATAAGTGTCGGCCAGGCCCTTCTCGAGCTCCTCGAGCTCCTCCGGCACTTCCTTCAGATCCGCCGCGATCTTCTGGATCTTCTCGCAGCAATCCCAGAACAGGCGCTCGACGCGCGCGCGCGCGCGCAGATCGAGCTGGCCCACGTTGAACAGGGTCGCGGCGTCTTCCTTGATCTGCATCGCGTCGTGGAACGACTCGAGCACGTTCTTCTTGTTCACGCCCGACCAGACCTCGTGCAGGTCCTTCAGCACCTTCGGGTCGTCGTCCTTCATCGGCTCGGGCTTGCGGCCGATGCGCACCTCGCTCGCCCCGAGCACGTCGAACACGAGCAGCGCGTGGTGCGCGACCATCCAGCGCCCGGCCTCGGTGACGATGTCGGGGTGCGGGATGCCCGCGCCGTCGCAGGCCTCTTGCACCGAGGCGAGCACGTCGTTCGCGTACTCCTGCACGGTGTAGTTCTTCGAGCTGTGGAAGTTGGTCTGCGAGCCGTCGTAGTCGACGCCCAGGCCGCCGCCGACGTCGAGGATGCGCGGCTTCGCGCCGAGCTCGTGCAGGCCCACGAAGATGCGCGTCGCTTCGCGCAGCGCGTCCTTGTGCGCGCGGATCGCGGTGATCTGCGAGCCGATGTGGAAGTGCAGCAGCTCGAGGCAGTCGAGCATGTCGCTCGCGCGCAGCTGCTCCACGGCATCGACGATCTCGCTCGCGGTGAGGCCGAACTTCGACTTGTCGCCCGTCGAGTCGATCCACTTGCCCGCGCCCTTGGACTGCAGCTTCGCGCGGATGCCGATGTGCGGCTTGATGCCGAGCTCGCTCGCCACCTTCACCACGAGCTCGATCTCGTGGAAGCGGTCGATCACGATCACCGGCGTGCGGCCGAGCCGCTGGGCCAACAAGGCTGTCTCGATGTAGGCGCGGTCCTTGTAGCCGTTGCAGATGATCAGCGCGTTCGGAGTGTCGAGCAGCGCGAGCGCGATCAGCAGCTCGGGCTTGCTGCCCGCCTCGAGGCCGATGCCGTACTCGGCGCCGAACGAGACGAGCTCCTCCACCACGCGCCGCTGCTGGTTCACCTTGATCGGATAGACGCCGCGGAACTTGCCGTTGTAGCTGTAGGCGGCACTCGCCGAGCTGAACGCGTCGGCGATGCGCTTAACGCGCGCGTTCAGGATGTCGGGGAAGCGCAGCAGCATCGGCGAGCGCAGACCGCGCTGGCGCAGGTCTTCGACGAGCGCGGGAAGGGGGATCGCGGGGCCCGTCTCGCCGCGCGGCCGCACTTCGAGCTGGCCCGCGTCGTTGACGCTGAAGAATCCGCGTCCCCAGTTCTGAACGTTGTAGAGCTCGAGGCTGTCGCGGATGGTCCAGGCGTGCATCTTGTTAGGTGATTCCCCCGTCTTGCAGCGCTTCGTCGCGCTGCTCTTCCGTGGCCAAGTCTTTCACACGCACGACACCGCGTGCGCGCTCTTCGGGCCCGATCAGATAAACGTGCCGCGCGCCGGCTTTGTTCGCATCGGCGAACACCCGCTTCGGCTTCAGGTTGCTGAGCACGAGCTCGACGGTTTTCCCCTGGGCGCGCAGCGCGCGGGCGAGCCGCACGGCCGCGGGCCGCTCGTCGTCGCCGAGCGGGAACACGACCGCGTCGAGCGCGCGGGTCAGGGTGGGCAGCTTGCCGCGCTCGGCGAGCAGCTCGGCGATCACGGCGTCGCCGAAGCCGAAGCCGACCGCCGGCAGGGGCTTGCCGCCGAGCGTCTCGACGAGGCGGTCGTAGCGGCCGCCGCCGCATACGGCGCGCAGCTCGCCCGCTGTGTCGAAGGCCTCGAACACGACGCCCGTGTAGTACGCGAGCCCGCGCACGACCGAGGCGTCGAAGGCGACGCGATCCGCGACGCCATACGCCGCGAGCAGCTCGAACAGGCGCCGCAGCTGTGCGAGCGCGGGGGACGCCGCGCCGGCGAGCCGCGCGGCGTCGTCGAGGCCGCGCGCTTCGAGCAGCGCCACGACCGCCTCGCCTTCGGCGCGCGCGAGCTGCACCGCGCCGCTCGCCTCCGTGAGCTGGTCGATCACGGCGTCGCGCCCGATCTTCGTGAGCTTGTCCACGATCACGCACAGCGGCGCGAACGCGTCGGGCCGCTTCGCCAGCACGCCCGCGCGCAGGCTCTCCTCCAGCAGCGCGCGGTGGTTCACGCGCATGCGCACGTCGCCCGCCGCGAGCCCCATCGCGTCGAGCGCGTGGAAGATCGCGGCGATCAGCTCGGCCTCGGCGGTGACGTCGGCCTCGCCCCAGACGTCCATGTTCCACTGGTAGTGCTCGCGGCGGCGCCCGCGCTGCAGGCGCTCGTAGCGCCAGCACTGTGGGATTGCGAACCAGCGCAGCGGGAGCCGCAGCGCGCCCTGGCGCGCCATCACCATGCGCGCGAGCGAGGGCGTCAGCTCGGGGCGCAGCGCGAGGTGCCGGTCGTGGAGCTGGAAGTGGTAGAGCTGCTCGACGATCTCCTCGCCGGCCTTGCGCAGGTAGAGCTCGGCGTGCTCGACGACGGGCGCGTCCACCTCCTCGAAGCCGAACGCGAGCGCGGTGCTGCGAAAGCGCTCGAACAGCCACGCGCGCAGGCGCATGTCGTCGGGGTAGAAGTCGCGCGTGCCGCGCGGCGGGGCGAGGTCGGTCACGCGCGCGATGTATCACCCACGCGCGCTGCGGACCAGAGCGCGCGCGCTGCGCGGGGCAATTTCGGCCGGGCCGCCTCGGCCCCCGATCATTCTGGCCGGGCCGAAATGTACGGGGCGGTCATTTTGGCCCGGCCGGAATGCTCGCTCGCCCGCGCGCGCCGCTGCTAAACCCCGCGCCCGCGCCGCGCCGATGCTGCGCGCGACACTTCCGAGGAGCCCTCGCGATGCAACTCCGCCTCTCGCTCGTGCCCGTTGCCGCTGCGTTCGCTCTCGCCGCGTGCGGCGGTGACGATGCTGCGCCCGCCGATGCTTCCGGCGCGGCGGAATCCGCAGCGAGCGCCGCCCCCGCAGCCGCGCCCGCGACGCCCGCCGATCTCCCGCGCGGCCTGCTCCTCGCGCTCAGCACGTTCCGCAACGGCGACGACGGCAAGCCCATCCCGCAATCCGAGCTCGTGGTCGTGACGCGCAGCGGCGGCGCCTGGAACGCGGCCTCGGTCAGCGACCCCGACAGCAACGTGTTCCACAAGGCGATGGTCGTGGACCTGCCGGGCCACGGGCCGTCGCTGGTCACGCTCGGCGCGATGAAGGCCGCGGTGAAGCGCTGGCAGAAGGGCGACGCGGGGCTCGCGCCCGCCGAGACGCTCTGGGAGGCGAAGTTCGGCGGCACCTTCGACCGCATGCGCGACGGCGAGGCCGCGGACCTGTTCGGCGATGGCAAGCAGGCGCTCGCGATCGCGACGCACGACCAGGGCGTCGTCGCCGTGCTGCGCGCGCAGGAAGGCGGCGGCTGGGCCGCGACCGAGCTCGACCGCAAGCCCGACACCTTCGTGCACGAGATCGAGCTCGGCGATCTCGACGGCGACGGCGTGCGCGAGATCTACGCCACGCCGAGCGCGCCCAACAAGCTCGACGGCTCGCCGCAGCCCGGTGAGGTGGTGCGCTTCGTGCCGGGCAAGGGCGAGGGGCGAGCGGTCGTGGCCGACCTCGGCATGCGCCACGCGAAGGAGATTCTCGTCGCCGACGTCGACGGCGATGGCCGCGACGAGCTCTACGTCTCGGTCGAGGCCGCCGAGGGCGGGAACCTCGAGGTGAAGCGCTACGACGCCGGCACCGATCCCACCGCGGGCGCGGTCGTGGTGACTCTCGCCGACCCGATGTGCCGCTTCCTCACCGCGGGTGATCTCGATGGCGACGGCAAGCAGGAGATGGTCGTCGCGGCGAAGGACACCGGCCTCTGGCTCGCGCGCCCCGGCGCGGACGCAAAGGCGCCCTGGACGACGGAGCACATCGACGCGGACTCGAAGGGCTTCGAGCACGCCGCGCTGCTCACCGACCTCGACGGCGACGGCGTGGACGAGCTGTACGTCGCGAACGACAAGGCGAAGCAGCTGAACCGCTACGTGTGGGCGAACGGCAAGGCGCAGCGCGAGACGATCTACACGAGCGCGTCGCCGAACGCGGTGCTCACGTGGAACCTGATGCCCGCGCCGGTGGAGCTGGTGAAGTAGAGGCTGCGCCGCCTGCGCGGAGACACGTCCACGCAGGCGGCGGGCTCACGGCGCGCGGAGGGGACGTCCGCGCACCGCGCACAAGCGGAGCTTCTTTCCGCGCGCGTGTCCGCTACGGCAGCGGCAGCTGCGCGCAGCGCGCGTCGTGGCTGCACGCGACGAGCGGCACGAAGCGCCCCGAGCGCGGCTTCGTCTCGAGGAAGAGCCCGACTCCGCGCGCGAAGAACTTGTGCTCGTAGGCCGCTGGCTCGAGTGTCGTCGTGTCCGCAACCACGACGCAGTCGCCACTCGCGCAGAACAGCTCCGCGAGTGCCTGCGGTACGGCTTGGTCGAGCATCGCGTTCTGCCCGTAGCGGTAGGTCGTGCTGAGCACCGTGCCGACGTCTTCTGCCGAGCCCGCGGCCCACTCTTGGCGATACGTCGCGCCGACACGGGGCGCTCCCATCATCAGCGTGCCCGACTTCGCGCCGTCGACTCCTGCCTTGAACGAGCCCTCGATCTCGACGAGCTGCGGCAGTTCCGGGTCGTCGCCCTCGAACACCTCGTAGTCCCGCGCGAGCTCGCCGCAGTACTCGACGCTGCCGTCCGTGCGCAGCCCGAACCAGTCGTCCGTGTCCTCGACCAGCACGCCCTCTTCGAACGCCCTGTCGTTCACGACGACGCAGTCGATCCCCGCGATGCGCTTCGTTTCGTCCAGCACCTCGATCTCGACGCGCGAGTCGCCATCGTCGAACACCCAGCGGTTCCCGACGTCGAGCGGGAACCAAGGATTCGTCCGCGAGGGACTTCGCGGATCCTGGAACAGCGCGGGATCCATGTCGGGCTCGTAGGGCGCCTCACCGATCTTCTCGCACAGCGCACGCCGCGCGCCGCGCTGTGCGCTGCACTCCTCCGCCTTCTCGGAGCGCGCCTCGTGCGCGTCCGCGAGGCACTCCGCGCGCTCGGCGGCGGCGCCGCTCTCTTTTTCTTCTTGCCCGCTTCCGCCGGTGCGGCGCCGAAGGCCAGTGCGACCGCCGCGATCACGGCAACTCCAAGACTCAGTCGACGTGCTGCCCGACCCGAACGCTCTCGCAACATGAGTGACTCCCGTTGAAGTTCGCTCGCGGCGGGGTGCAAGCGCGGTGCCGCGCTCCGAACGCGGCCATCGCGCGCTGCGCGGGCGGCGTTGCCGAGACGCTCTGCCGATTTCGGCGCGGCTCTGCCGGACTCGGCAGGCGCGCGAGCGCGGAACGCCACCTCGTGGCACCACGTGCGGTACGTCGCTTGCTGCGCTTCACCCGAAGGCGCGCGCTTCAGCGCTGCGCAGGAGCCTCGCTTTGCAGCCTCAGCACCACGCGCACGCTCGCGTTCACGGCGCTCGCGTGCACGTAACCGATCGCGCGCTTCTCGCTGGCAACGAAGCGCAGCACCGCCTCGTCCGACGCCAGCGTGGCCGGCGGCTGTACGCCTTCGAAGTACTGGCGGCTCCAGTAGCGGCTCAGCTGCGCCGGCGTGAGCGCGAGCACCGCGCGCGTGAAGGCCTCGCGCAGCGGGCTGCTCGCGGCGTGATTGAGCGGCACGATGCGCGCGCCGTCCTTCCAGTAGCGGCGCTGCTTCAAGTAGATCTGCGCGAGCTCGTCCGCATCGAGGCTCACCGCGCGCTCGCGATGCACGATCACCGCGATCTCCTCTGCCTCGGCTGCGCGCGGCGCGAGCGCGAGCGCGAACGCGAGGGCGAACGCCGTGCGCCGCATCAGAACAGCACCGAGAACGACGCGTGCAGCCCGCTCGCGAGCTCGGCGTTCTCATGCGTGACGGCGCGATACCCCGCCTTTAGGTTCAGCCACTCGCGCGGCAGCCAGTTCACGCCGAAGTCGAAGATCTGCGCGGCGCGCCCGTCGGCGGCGTCGTAGTGCTCGGCGCGTCCCACGAGATAGAGGCGCGCGAGCTTCGGCGAGACGCGATCGAGCGGATACGCCGCCTCGACGAACACGCCCCAGAAATCGCGGCCGGGGATGTCGCCGCTCGAGACGTGCAGCTCGCTCGTCAGCTCGAGGCGGTCGGTCGCGCGCCACTTCGCGTCGAGGGCGCCCTGCGTCGTCCAGGCGCCGTTCTTCTCGTTCGCGAGCACGGCGCCGCCGAACGACCAGGCGCCGCGCGCCTCGCCGTATTCGAGCCGCACCCCGACGCTGCGCTCGGCGGGGCTCTCGTCGCTCTCGACGTCGAAGGTGTCGATGACTTGGCCGAAGACCTGATAGCTGACGACGCGGTCTTCGGGATGGAACGATCCGAAGATCGCGACGCCCGTCGAGTGCTCGTCGAGCCCGAGCTCGACGCTCGCGGGCTGCGTCGGCGTCCACACGAAGGGCTCGGCCGGCGCAAGATTCCAGCGACCCACGGGCGTCTGGAACTTTCCGAAGCGCACGTTCAGCGCGTCGCTGAGTCCGTACTCCACCCAGAGCCGCTCGAAATTCGCG encodes:
- a CDS encoding VCBS repeat-containing protein; amino-acid sequence: MQLRLSLVPVAAAFALAACGGDDAAPADASGAAESAASAAPAAAPATPADLPRGLLLALSTFRNGDDGKPIPQSELVVVTRSGGAWNAASVSDPDSNVFHKAMVVDLPGHGPSLVTLGAMKAAVKRWQKGDAGLAPAETLWEAKFGGTFDRMRDGEAADLFGDGKQALAIATHDQGVVAVLRAQEGGGWAATELDRKPDTFVHEIELGDLDGDGVREIYATPSAPNKLDGSPQPGEVVRFVPGKGEGRAVVADLGMRHAKEILVADVDGDGRDELYVSVEAAEGGNLEVKRYDAGTDPTAGAVVVTLADPMCRFLTAGDLDGDGKQEMVVAAKDTGLWLARPGADAKAPWTTEHIDADSKGFEHAALLTDLDGDGVDELYVANDKAKQLNRYVWANGKAQRETIYTSASPNAVLTWNLMPAPVELVK
- a CDS encoding LLM class flavin-dependent oxidoreductase — its product is MKASLFYLPSVGSRAEMEAGCSGLRRDLYAKMLRELSEQARLGDWLGYEGIYFTEHHFHVEGVEMSQNPVLLDLFIAMQTQRIRVGQLGIVLPADNPIRVAEDIAMLDHMSGGRACAGFARGYQRRWVDVLAQQTHGIHGAQPHQHDAIDAANREAFEESFALIKRAWTEDLISHQGKTWRVPPGETPWTLEATQRFGAGVRDGIVREVGVVPKPLQRPHPPIFQPFASSERSIRWCAEQGITAVLPQLHPVRERALFELYASVSGRAPGDGIGVLRDVVIADTDEEAHALWRDSGAFVGAAWFAPFGFDQGMSHPQSGAMPDIMEDSLVLVGTPDTVSRQLERLLKRLPAKWLFAWTYNGLIPHEKLKRSIERFATEVMPRFGGLT
- a CDS encoding substrate-binding domain-containing protein — translated: MRRTAFALAFALALAPRAAEAEEIAVIVHRERAVSLDADELAQIYLKQRRYWKDGARIVPLNHAASSPLREAFTRAVLALTPAQLSRYWSRQYFEGVQPPATLASDEAVLRFVASEKRAIGYVHASAVNASVRVVLRLQSEAPAQR
- the xth gene encoding exodeoxyribonuclease III; the encoded protein is MTLHRILSWNVNGLRACDAKGFRRWLDRSDAEIVGVQEVRAQHADLPQRLAAPRGWHTHFVAAERAGYSGVGLYARRAPEAVHTSLEQRAFDAEGRVQLARFGRLVVANVYFPNGNGKERDNSRVPFKLRFYKRVFERLEKLRADGAHVLAMGDFNTTHTDLDLARPKENRKTSGCLPNERRELARWLAAGWVDTFRAFEPDGGHYSWWSQRFGVRAKNIGWRIDYVLASSEAMPFVRAAFIQASVRGSDHAPVGVDVEGGIFGA
- the speA gene encoding biosynthetic arginine decarboxylase — translated: MHAWTIRDSLELYNVQNWGRGFFSVNDAGQLEVRPRGETGPAIPLPALVEDLRQRGLRSPMLLRFPDILNARVKRIADAFSSASAAYSYNGKFRGVYPIKVNQQRRVVEELVSFGAEYGIGLEAGSKPELLIALALLDTPNALIICNGYKDRAYIETALLAQRLGRTPVIVIDRFHEIELVVKVASELGIKPHIGIRAKLQSKGAGKWIDSTGDKSKFGLTASEIVDAVEQLRASDMLDCLELLHFHIGSQITAIRAHKDALREATRIFVGLHELGAKPRILDVGGGLGVDYDGSQTNFHSSKNYTVQEYANDVLASVQEACDGAGIPHPDIVTEAGRWMVAHHALLVFDVLGASEVRIGRKPEPMKDDDPKVLKDLHEVWSGVNKKNVLESFHDAMQIKEDAATLFNVGQLDLRARARVERLFWDCCEKIQKIAADLKEVPEELEELEKGLADTYYGNLSVFQSAPDHWAVKQLFPVMPIQRLHEKPTRRAIIADLTCDSDGKIDQFIDQHDVKNVLELHPLDGRRYYIAVFMVGAYQEILGDLHNLFGDTDAVHVVVDDESGGYMVDHVVEGEDVKDVLTYVEYDQASLNEKVRKLAEDARRRGAISLEEATRLRARYKQGLWEYTYLIQDA
- a CDS encoding LLM class flavin-dependent oxidoreductase, with product MSLPLASELTYGFITTAANVEEAKRTAERAESQGWDSLWVGDHIAFTVPLYDPLIQLAMIGAFSQKLRLGTSVYLLPLRHAVPVAKQVATLDRMIGGRLEFGVGVGGEFANEYKACGVPLNERGARLTEGIELLRKLWTGAPVTHDGRFYPVANVQMLPPPAQRELPIHAGGRSDGALARIGRLCDGWISYVVTAEQYRAGLEKIEAAALAAKRELKRFHTGHLLFTLTKNSYEEALDGATEHLSRRYAMDFRRAAQRYAALGKPADVAARIAELQRAGVRSVIVDVVGRAEEREEQLERFAKEVRPLLGRNA
- a CDS encoding histidine--tRNA ligase, translating into MTDLAPPRGTRDFYPDDMRLRAWLFERFRSTALAFGFEEVDAPVVEHAELYLRKAGEEIVEQLYHFQLHDRHLALRPELTPSLARMVMARQGALRLPLRWFAIPQCWRYERLQRGRRREHYQWNMDVWGEADVTAEAELIAAIFHALDAMGLAAGDVRMRVNHRALLEESLRAGVLAKRPDAFAPLCVIVDKLTKIGRDAVIDQLTEASGAVQLARAEGEAVVALLEARGLDDAARLAGAASPALAQLRRLFELLAAYGVADRVAFDASVVRGLAYYTGVVFEAFDTAGELRAVCGGGRYDRLVETLGGKPLPAVGFGFGDAVIAELLAERGKLPTLTRALDAVVFPLGDDERPAAVRLARALRAQGKTVELVLSNLKPKRVFADANKAGARHVYLIGPEERARGVVRVKDLATEEQRDEALQDGGIT